The Myxococcus fulvus region ATGCGCCGGTGTCCCAGGCCGTGGTGACCGAGGTCCCGTGAGTGCCGAGCACGTCATCCACCAGAGCCCCCTGCTCTACCGCGTGCTGCGCGAGGAGGGCGGGGGGCTGGTCATCGAGGTCGTCGTGGGCGGCGTCGCGATGACGGCGGTGCGCGTGCGCCTGACGGACGAGGAGGCACAGGCCTTCGGCCGTGAGGGCCCCGCGTACAGTGACAGGCTGGCCCGGGACATCATGGCGCGGCCGTCCTTCGGAGGCAGGGCCTACGACGCGCCCGGGTGAACGTTCCCCTCGCGCGCGCGGGTGAGATGGGCCCTGGCCTCGTGATGCGCAGGTTGGCGAGTGGCCATGGGGGAGGGGACGGATGCGCGGGGTCGCCTGGATGTCGCTGGGGTGTTTGCTCGTCCTCGCGAGCGGGTGTGCGTCCTCACATCGTGCGTCCGCGGATGACCCGGCGCGGGGGCGCTCGGAGGCCGCGGCGTCGTCGAAGGACCCGCTCCCCTCCTGGACGGAAGGGGCCACGAAGGCGGCGCTGCTGGACTTCGTGGAGCGCGTGACACGCGAGGGCGGACCGGACTTCGTGCCCGCCTCCGAGCGCATCGCCGTGTTCGACAACGACGGCACGCTGTGGTCCGAGCAGCCCCTGGTGGCCGAGCTGGCCTTCGTCATCGACCGGGTGAAGGAGATGGCGCCCCAGCACCCCGAGTGGCGCACGCGCCAGCCCTTCCAGGGTGTGCTCGAGGGCGATGTGGAGTCGGTGAAGGCGAGCGGCAAGCGCGGGCTGATGGAGCTGTTCGCGGCCACGCACGCGGGGATGACGACGGAGCAGTTCGAGCGGACGGTCGCGGACTGGCTCGTCACCGCGCGCCACCCCACGCTACATCGCCCGTACACGGACCTCGTCTACCAGCCGATGCTGGAGCTGTTGGCCCTCCTGCGGGCGCGGGGCTTCAAGACCTTCGTCGTCTCCGGTGGGGACGTGGGCTTCATGCGCCCCTGGATGGAGCGGGTGTACGGCGTGCCGCGCGAGCAGGTGGTGGGCAGCCGGGTGAAGCTGCGCTACCAGGACTCAGGGGGCGCGCCCTCGGTCCTTCGACTCGCGGAGCTGGACCTGCTCGATGACGGAGCAGGCAAGCCCGTGGGCATCGAGCAGGGCGTGGGACGCAGGCCCCTGGCCGCCTTCGGGAACTCCGACGGGGACTTCGAGATGCTCGAGTGGACCACCTCCGGCGCGGGGCCGCGCCTGGGGCTGCTCGTCCACCACACCGATGCCGAGCGCGAGTGGGCCTATGACCGGGAGGCCCGCGTGGGGAAGCTCGCCCGGGGGCTGGACGAGGCGCCTGGGCGGGGCTGGCTCGTCGTGGACATGCGACGTGACTGGAAGGTCATCCATCCGTTCGAGCGCGCGACGCCGCGGTGAGGGCGGGCCGCAAGGGCTGCGGAGCCTCGTTGGGGCGCGCGCAAGGCTTGCGGAGGGGCTGGGGCAGCGGCTTGGGGGCCCCGCGTGGCATGGTTCCTGTACTGCTTGCTCCGCACACTCTTGCTTCTGGGAGGTGCGTCGCGATGAGCGCGGCGGCTGTGCCCGGCGAGGGTCGCGGGAGGCGAAGATGGACAGTCTGGCTCGTGAGGCGCGTGACGCCCTGGTGCAGCGCGGCGAGCGGCTCCGGTCACGGACGCGTCTCGTGGCCGTCCGGGGAGCGGATGAGCTGCTGTCCGAGGCGGAGCGCAGGGAGCTGCTCGACATCGAGGCGGCGCTCATCCGCATCGCGGTGGGACAGTTCGGCCGCTGCGAGCAGTGCGGGGGCGCCATGGGACGCCACCGCCTGCGTGCAATTCCCGAGGCCCGCCTCTGCATGACGTGCTCGGCCCTGAGCCGGTGAGACGTCCGCCGTCGAGCGTGCGCAGTTCCCCTCGCTGAAGGGTTGGTTCGACGTCGGGGCCGGACCCTGCGCGTGGGGCCAGTCACGCCGCGAGGGACGTTTCATGAGACGCATGCTCGAGGTGGTCTGCCTCCTGGTGGTAGGGCTGATGTCCTCCGCTCGGGGCGAAGGGCGAGAAGCCCCCGTCGAGGCCGCGGTGACGGAGGCGCACGCGCTGGAGTCGGACGAGGTCCTCGCGTGGCTGCTCTCCATGCCGGATGTGTACGTGGTGAGCGAGGTGCCCTCGGGCATCCCGGACACGCGCTTCTTCCGGTTGTACTTCGCGCAGCCGCTGGACCACGCAGACCCGGACTCCGACTGGTTCTGGCTGCGGGCCACGCTGCTGCACCGCTCGTTGGAGGCACCCACGGTGCTGTACTCCACGGGATACGCCTCGAGGGCGGCGCCCTCCCGGGCCGAGCCCACCGAGCTGCTCGACGCGAATCAACTGTCGCTCGAGCACCGCTTCTACGGTGTCTCGCGGCCGTCGCCCCTGGACTGGAGGCGGCTGGACATCGCGCAGGCCGCGAACGACTACCATCGCGTCATCCAGGCCTTCAAACCCATGTACCCCGGACGCTGGCTGACGACGGGCGCGAGCAAGGGCGGCATGGCGGCCGTGTATCACCGCTACTTCTTCCCCGAGGACGTGGATGCGACGGTGGCCTACGCGACGCCGAGCCTCCAGGGGCCGGTGGATGACGGCATCGCGCGCTTCCTCGAGCAGGTGGGGACCCCCGCGTGTCGTGAGCGGTTGAGGGCCTTCCAGCGGGAGGCCCTGCTGCGCCGCGATGAGCTGGTGGCGCTGCTCGTGCGGACGGGCATGACGTTCCATCAGCTCGGCGCGGACCGCGCGCTGGAGTTCGCCATCGTCGAGACGCCGTTCTACTTCTTCCAATACGAGGACCCGTCGCGGTGCGAGCGCATCCCCGGACGCGAGGCCTCATCACAGGAGCTGCTCGACTTCGTCGACGAGGTCACCGCGATGGAGACGAGCTTCGCCGACCTGGGCGTGAGCTACTACGCGCCCTATTACTACCAGAGCGCGACGCAGCTCGGGTATCCGAGCTTCCCCACGCGCCACCTGCGCGGACTGCTGCGCTATCCGGGGGAGGACGTCCCCGCGACCTACCTGTCTTTCCCCGTGGAGGCGCCCTTCTCCCAAGACTTGCTCCGCCACGTCGAACGCTGGACGCGCGACGAGGCGGAGCGGCTGTTGTTCATCCATGGCGGGAGCGACCCGTGGTCCACCCGGCCCTACGAGGTGCGCGAGAGCAATGACTCCCACCTGTATGTCGTACCTGGAGGGCATCACGGCAACACCCTGCTGCGCTCACTGGCGGAGCCCGAGCGCACTCACGCCATGACCCGGCTCTTCCAGTGGATGGACGTGAAGCTCCCCGCTCAGTTCGAGGGAGAGCCCATGGACCCGGGGGGAGAGGACTCGCCCGCGCGCGGCTCGCGCAGGTAGCGTTACCGCCTGCACGCCATCCCCGAGGCCCGCTTCCGCATGACGTGCTCGGCCCTGCGCCGGTGAGCCCGCCTGTTCAAAGTTCGGGGAAGCTCACCGGGCCCAGGTGCAACGGAGGCGAGGTGGCGTCCTCGCGCAGCTCGAGGAGGTAGCGGCCTCGGAGCTCGATGGATTTGGCCTCGGTCTCCAGGACGAGCGTCACGTCGGTGTCCTTGGCTTCGAGGGGGCGTGACTGCCAGATGAGGAACTTCCGGACGTGACGTCCCGTCGCGGTGACGAGCGTCGCTTCTCGCGGGGTCCACGGCGAGTGCCCTCCAACGGAGGCGAGCTGCAGCACCACTGCGACCCGTGAGCTCGTCCGGTGTGCGTATGCGGACGTCGAGGTCGACAGGACGGGTGTGGAGGGTGCGACGATGGGGCCGAGCGGACGTGTGGCGAGGCCCCGAACATCGAGTGCTCCGGCGATGTACATCACGCTGAACGGCCCTCGCGCGGAGGTGTCGGAGGGCGGCGTGGAAGGGGCTTGCATGCTCGGGGCTCGTGGAGAGGAGACGTCGGGCTCGAGGGCGCGCTCCTGAAGAGGAGAGCCTCCTGTGTCGGAGGCGTGGAGCAGGACGAGCCAGGTCACGAGGCGCATGCGCCTGGCTTCATCACCAATCCTTCCCAAGAATCTCCCGGAAACGCTCCACGACGCGGACATGCAGGAGGTTGAAGATGACCGCGTGTTCTTCATCTCCCCCCGGAAGCCTCTGCCGCCCCACGTCGCTGAACTCGTAGTACACGAGGCAGACGGGATACACGTCGCCATCGACACGCATCTCCCGGATGCGGCCGTAGACGCGCTCGTTGGTGAAGATGATTTCGGTGACGAGTTGTGCGCCCGCGGGGAGCTTCTTGAATTTGCGGTGCACGTTCGTCATCAGGTACCCCTCCTTCACCGTGATGTTCCGGAAGGGGGTGCCGAAGTTCTCTCCGATGGAGCCCTCGAACTGGTCCCCCTGTTCGATTCCGAAACGCTCGTGGGTCTCATCCGCGCCCGCGGGGCACTCAGCCACGGGAGGGATGGGCCGATGTTGCACGTAGGGCGTGCTGCTGGAGCAGGCGAGCCCGGTGCAGGCCAGGGCGACCTTGGACAGACGGGCGAGTGACGGCGCGCGAGGCTTCGCGGGTGGAGCGGGAGGCTTCATCACGGGAGTGGGGTCCTGGAGTGGCGGCGCCACGGGGGCGACGGTCACGGGGATGGGATTCGCTCGGGGCGAATCGGTGACGGCCTCACTGTGATGCGAGTTCGCGTGTCTGGCTATTTTATGACCTTCCAGGGGGTCGATTTGTGGGGTGACCCGTGGAGTTGTCTGTCTCCATCCGTGGAGAAGCCACCCCACCGCCAGGAGCAGGAGCACCGCGGGCACGACGAGCAACACGGGACGCGACAGCCGGGTTTCCAGGTCTCGGACGCGTGCGCGCGCCAGGGACGGGGGCTTGCGTGGAGGCGCGGGGGTGTCCGTGCCGAAGAGCGGCGTGGCCCAGGCTTCGGAGGTGAAGCGGTTTGGCGCCAGGGTGGAGGCGAGCTCGGCGCCGCTCTGGAAGCGTTGCTCCGGGAGCTTCTCGAGGAGCCGCAGGATGATGGCGTCGAGCTCGGGAGGGATGCGCGGGTTCAGCTCCGACGGGGCGACGGGCGGCTGCGAGGTGATGGCGGCGCACAGCACATCCGCGGGCCAGTCCGGAGGGAACGGGTAGTGGCCCGTGGCCGCGCGGTAGAGGCACACGCCCAGGGCATAGAGGTCATCGGTGGCGACGGACTGGTAGCGGGCATCCGGATGGCGCCAGTGACGTTGATGGAAGCGGATGGCCTCGGGGCTGCGCAGGTGGCGCGTGCCCGGAGGCAGGGGGCCTGTGGTCAGCGTGGGCGCGCCGGTGTACGCGCTCGCGCCCAGGTCGATGAGGACCGGGTCTCCCTCGGTGTCTCGCAGGAGGATGTGCTCCGGCTTGAGGTCCCGGTGCAGCACGTCTCCAGCGTGCAGGGTGTCCAGCGCCAAGGCGACTCGGCGGAAGGTCTCCGCCAGCTGTCGGAAGGAGGGGTTGTGCTGGTCCGCCCAGACGTGGAGCGGCGGCCCGGGCACCCAGTCCATGACGAAGTAGAAATGGCCCGTGACGAGGTCCGGCCAGCGGCCGCAGGCGTGGACCGCGACCACGTTGGGATGGACGGCCCGGTCCAACAGGAGCGTGAGCTCGCGCAGGGCCCGGCCCTCGGCGGTGTTGCGAGTGAGCTTGAGGGCGAAGTAGCGCCCCGGCGAGTCCACCGGCTCCACGCGGTA contains the following coding sequences:
- a CDS encoding TraR/DksA family transcriptional regulator, giving the protein MDSLAREARDALVQRGERLRSRTRLVAVRGADELLSEAERRELLDIEAALIRIAVGQFGRCEQCGGAMGRHRLRAIPEARLCMTCSALSR
- a CDS encoding DUF2381 family protein: MQAPSTPPSDTSARGPFSVMYIAGALDVRGLATRPLGPIVAPSTPVLSTSTSAYAHRTSSRVAVVLQLASVGGHSPWTPREATLVTATGRHVRKFLIWQSRPLEAKDTDVTLVLETEAKSIELRGRYLLELREDATSPPLHLGPVSFPEL
- a CDS encoding HAD family hydrolase, translated to MRGVAWMSLGCLLVLASGCASSHRASADDPARGRSEAAASSKDPLPSWTEGATKAALLDFVERVTREGGPDFVPASERIAVFDNDGTLWSEQPLVAELAFVIDRVKEMAPQHPEWRTRQPFQGVLEGDVESVKASGKRGLMELFAATHAGMTTEQFERTVADWLVTARHPTLHRPYTDLVYQPMLELLALLRARGFKTFVVSGGDVGFMRPWMERVYGVPREQVVGSRVKLRYQDSGGAPSVLRLAELDLLDDGAGKPVGIEQGVGRRPLAAFGNSDGDFEMLEWTTSGAGPRLGLLVHHTDAEREWAYDREARVGKLARGLDEAPGRGWLVVDMRRDWKVIHPFERATPR
- a CDS encoding serine/threonine protein kinase, encoding MSPHPSSMPPEALPPGFVLTGGWRVLERLGVGGYGVVYRVEPVDSPGRYFALKLTRNTAEGRALRELTLLLDRAVHPNVVAVHACGRWPDLVTGHFYFVMDWVPGPPLHVWADQHNPSFRQLAETFRRVALALDTLHAGDVLHRDLKPEHILLRDTEGDPVLIDLGASAYTGAPTLTTGPLPPGTRHLRSPEAIRFHQRHWRHPDARYQSVATDDLYALGVCLYRAATGHYPFPPDWPADVLCAAITSQPPVAPSELNPRIPPELDAIILRLLEKLPEQRFQSGAELASTLAPNRFTSEAWATPLFGTDTPAPPRKPPSLARARVRDLETRLSRPVLLVVPAVLLLLAVGWLLHGWRQTTPRVTPQIDPLEGHKIARHANSHHSEAVTDSPRANPIPVTVAPVAPPLQDPTPVMKPPAPPAKPRAPSLARLSKVALACTGLACSSSTPYVQHRPIPPVAECPAGADETHERFGIEQGDQFEGSIGENFGTPFRNITVKEGYLMTNVHRKFKKLPAGAQLVTEIIFTNERVYGRIREMRVDGDVYPVCLVYYEFSDVGRQRLPGGDEEHAVIFNLLHVRVVERFREILGKDW
- a CDS encoding S28 family serine protease, with protein sequence MRRMLEVVCLLVVGLMSSARGEGREAPVEAAVTEAHALESDEVLAWLLSMPDVYVVSEVPSGIPDTRFFRLYFAQPLDHADPDSDWFWLRATLLHRSLEAPTVLYSTGYASRAAPSRAEPTELLDANQLSLEHRFYGVSRPSPLDWRRLDIAQAANDYHRVIQAFKPMYPGRWLTTGASKGGMAAVYHRYFFPEDVDATVAYATPSLQGPVDDGIARFLEQVGTPACRERLRAFQREALLRRDELVALLVRTGMTFHQLGADRALEFAIVETPFYFFQYEDPSRCERIPGREASSQELLDFVDEVTAMETSFADLGVSYYAPYYYQSATQLGYPSFPTRHLRGLLRYPGEDVPATYLSFPVEAPFSQDLLRHVERWTRDEAERLLFIHGGSDPWSTRPYEVRESNDSHLYVVPGGHHGNTLLRSLAEPERTHAMTRLFQWMDVKLPAQFEGEPMDPGGEDSPARGSRR